The Periophthalmus magnuspinnatus isolate fPerMag1 chromosome 12, fPerMag1.2.pri, whole genome shotgun sequence region tagaccaggactagacccctccctggtttaaacctctgctccatctgaaatcatgGCTGGTTCATTaatgctctgctcctctgtctcttgtgttttgtgcctGTGTGTGGGCGTGCATGTGGATGTGCATGTGGATGTGCACGTGGATGTGCATGTGGGCGTGCACGTGGCGTCTGCAGCTCTGTGCCGGTACCTGGAGGCGGACCGAAGCGGCGAGCCCTGCCCAGAAAACTGCACAGGTAAAACTCCACTGTCGTATCCGTCGCCTGtgtgctgctaatgctaacgtgctaactgTGAGCTAATGCTACGCTAATGCTATCGAGTGTCCGGTCTGTTCTTCAGCGTCAACCTCGAGTGTGAACTTTTAGTATCGTGACGTCACCAGAGCCTCGTCCCTCCACTTTAAACTCTGGAGCCGCTCTGTCACATCTGAGCTGAAAAGAGCGCTCagctggggtcagaggtcatcacGAAATCATCACACGaccaagagaggagaggagagagagagggtgggaagAAGGGaaaggggtagagagagggagagagatggaagagagttgacatgatgtaaagagctctgagctgggggtcagaggtcatgaaATCATCACAATAATGACCacgagaagagacagagagaagagacagagagaagagacagagagaagagacagagagaagagacagagagaagagacagagagaagagacagagagaagagaacagagagaagagacagagaggaagaagagacagagaggaagaagagacagagagaacagacagagggagaacagacagagggagaacagacagagagaacagacagagagaacagacagagagggagaagagacagagagaacagacagagagggagaagagagggagaagagacagagagaacagacagagagggagaagagagggagaagagagggagaagagagggagaagagagggagaggagagggagaggagaggaaagaggagagaaaaaacaacagttcactttaaacagtttggtccaGAGTTACTCCTTTGACCTTATTCATCAGAACACCctcattactcaccatgatgagtttataaacatcCTTAGAATCTTAGAGACCAGAGCGTGGTCAtgttaacaactagcatgctaaagcacacttcctgattcttgtaaaataaaactctttataatcagatgcacaGAACACagacgtattttgacctcagagcTGATTATGTCATTTCTCTGTATTATGACAGCACTGGGGCactttacaggtcagatctgtggagaggagagcccacACATATaagtttatttatgttaatAAATGTTGTGCTTTTGTTGTGTCTCAGAGCCGAGTCTGGAGCACACAACGTTCCGCTCCAAAGTTCTGGCACGATTCCCGGAAAATGTGGACGGGAACCTCTTCGACCAGGACGCGGTCAATATGGTGagagtccgggtttagtcctggtttagtcctggtttagtcctggttcagtcctggtttagacctggtttagacctagtttagtcctggtttagtcctggtttggtcctggtttagacctggtttagacctggtttagtcctggttcagtcctggttcagtcctggtttagtcctggttcagtcctggttcagtcctggttcagtcctggttcagtcctggtttagtcctggtttagtcctggttcagtcctggttcagtcctggttcagtcctggttcagtcctggtttagtcctggttcagtcctggtttagacctggtttagacctagtttagtcctggtttagtcctagtttggtcctggtttggtcctggtttggtcctggtttagtcctggttcagtcctggttcagtcctggtttagacctagtttggtcctggtttggtcctggtttggtcctggtttggtcctggtttagacctggttcagtcctggttcagtcctggttcagtcctggttcagtcctggttcagtcctggtttagtcctggttcagtcctggttcagtcctagtttagtcctagtttagtcctggtttagacctggtttagtcctggtttagtcctagtttagtcctagtttagtcctggtttagacctggttcagtcctggtttagtcctggtttagtcctggtttagtcctggttcagtcctggttcagtcctagtttagtcctagtttagtcctggtttagacctggtttagtcctggtttagtcctagtttagtcctagtttagtcctggtttagacctggtttagtcctggtttagtcccggtttagtcccggtttagtcccggtttagtcccggtttagtcctggtttagtcctggtttagtcctggttcagtcctggttcagtcctggttcagtcctggtttagtcctggtttagtcctggtttagtcctggtttagtcctggtttagtcctggtttagtcctttttccACCTGCTCGAGTCTCAgtcataaatatttcatttcagATCTTCTTTCGTTGCCGTAGAAACCTGACGCTGTGAGATTTACACTTTAGACTCCGAgtcagacacaggcagaacacgcAAACCCCACACGGTCTGGGAATAGAACCGGGGACCCTGTGGCTGTGAGGCTTGTCCCTGTGCAGCCTCACTCTGGGTTAAATGTCCATatgactctattttctgatgtctcctcatcacacacagacctggagctgtgttttgttttttttgggctgagttcttctctcaaactgaaaacactctgttccaccttgtgatgtcatcatgtggtgatacaggaagtgctccactgtgtttttaaactccacacaccttcatttatagaatcatttggatcatttcagtcctggagttgtcacttatctcgactgaactaaagataaaaggagctgttaacgtgaaaactcccacttgatgacatcacaaggtggaacgtcgcattttgagctttggagatgtcacagactaTTTTTGAGGAGCATTAGACTTAACGCTCTGTTGGTGTTGGATGATCCTGTTGAGCCTCGGGGAAGTTCAGGGACATAAACCAGTTCCTCTGAGACTTGTCAGTTTGAACATGTCTGAGTCTGAGGACgactttgtttttaaaggagCCGTTTGTCTCCTGGGCCAAGTTATTACAAATTTAAACGAGCTGTGTGTTTACTGCCTCTTACaggtttaaaaaggtactacacTCACTCAGCCTCGACctgtgacccctgacctgtGACCCGACGCTGCACTAGCTCTGAGTCCTGTTCAGGTCTGGGGTTTAAAACGACTGGATTTGAGCAGTGAACCTGGGAGAGTCATGTGACgctcattctgctctctgattggataatcgtcttgaaccaaaactccagattaaaacagaaacaaatgagacgtgtccagtgtttttgtgattaaaaataaatcagtattataTGATTGAAAGTTTTATTTGATGTGTGTTTAGGTCGTGTCtggggtcacacaggggtcacgTGGAGTTCAAACTCTAaatgttacatacagttcctttaaagaggATAAAAGTAAAATCGACTTTTATTTATGCTctgcctcccccctctctctctctttctttctttctctctcccctactctccttctctcattccctctctcttaatctttcccctctctctatctctttctgttcttttctctcccccccctctctctccctctctctttctttccctgtctcgctccctctctctctttctctctccacagcTGTGCGTTCCCGGGGGTCTGTCGTTCCGCACTCGTCCGCTGCCTCCGCACTTTCACTCGTTCCTCATCACTCGTGAGGACTTCAGTCGGACCTACGGCTTCGTCCTCACCTTCTACGAACAGGTGAGGAGCGAACAGGTGagcgtcgccatggagacgctgCTCAACGGGCACCGCCGGACCCGAGACCGGACCCGAGACCGGACCCGAGACCAGACCCGAGACCCGACCCGAAACCAGACCCAAAACCAGAGTGAAGACCAGAAGAAAGACCAGACTGGAGACCAGAACAAAGACCAGACTGGAGACCGGACCCGAGACCAGGCCGGCTCCTCCTCcagcccctcctccacctcctccacctcctcctccatggACTCCCTCTCCAGCGGGGGGGAGTACACAGACCTGTGCCCGCCTGAAGCCTCCGTGCGTGGGGTGGAGTCGGCGGGTGGCGCCCTGTACGTGTCCAAAGCTCTGTGTGTCATCGCGCCGCTGCCTTTCATGGGCGCGTGCCGCAGTTTTCTGTGGCAGCTGCACCGCGCCGTGATGTCAgagaccccgccccctctgccGCTGGAGAGCTACGTCTACAACCTGCTCTACGAGGTGAGAAAGTACCACTGATACTAcgactgctattactactgctactgtaatTACTACCCCGACACTCTGCTCTTTGAGGAAGTATCACAGATACTgcactgggtcaaatgcagaggtaaAGAGTCACATACCCACGTTGTCCTGTAGGTGCCGCTGCCCGCCCTAGGACGCTCTCTGCGGTTCCAGGGCGTGTACGAGCCAATCGTCTGCCAGCGTCCGGGACCGGCCGAGCTCCCGTTGGCCGACTTCCCCCTGAGTGAGGTCATCGGTCTCCTCGGACTGGACAACCTCATCCAGGTGTTCACCTGCACGCTGCTCGAGATGCAGATCCTGCTCTACTCACAGGGTGAgatactagtactgctactgctaatactactactactactactactactactactactgctgctactgctgcctcTGTGCTGCAGATGTGACGTACACAGAGTGATGTCATaactgtttccatggcaaccatCATGTAAACAAGCACAGGGCTGATCTGAACAACAAGTGGATCAGTTTGGAGGAGGTAGAGTCCTCTGAGCTTCAGAcacttcactgatgtaaaactatttaGCACAGGTTCAGTCCACAAAACTCATTAACCGACTTTAAAGTCCCGTCTCCTCAGGACAGACTCTGGACTGTGGGCAGATTATAAAAGCTAAAGTTCTGTCGCTCCAGTTTAATCcagatgttgttgtgtttgaAATTGCAGCAACAGAAATGATTTGGTTGATAAATCCATCCCAATCCAGATTAAGGTCAGTGAACGTGAAGAGACGTCAGGGAGACgcaaacaaaatggccgccgctgTTTTATGTAGAGACACAgactgtatgaaaaagtgaaccaaagtgaatgtgacgccacagagttcagctccaaatgaggCTCATGGAGGCCAGAGCAGGTGAAGagatcacgagtatcatagcaaccaaagagccaatcaggaggcactgtcaatcaaacctgttgctaacgctaacaggagcgacctcggggaaagaaggacctgatttgtctgttattaatgttcagatcttgatttacagacacaatagtgaaataaaaacacattttttaatagaaagtgaactgcagCCGGAGGTCGAAGGAAACACGTCTCGctcatgttcacttcctgttttggaaAAGCTGCAGCGGAACGtcagatatgtccatttatatttacacgaGATGGACTCAGGGTCAGAGAGGACAGGAAacattagagagagagagagagagaggagggaagagagagagaagagatgtgcgagagagagagagagagagaggagggagggaagagagagagaagagatgtgcaagagagagagaggagggagggagagtgatgataggagagagaggagggagagggggcatGAGAAATGGGGAGAGCGACgataagagaaagagggagaggggggagggagagaggagggagagagaagaggagagagagggaaaagaagagagaggagggagagaagaagaagaagagggagggagggagagaagggtgaGGGAgaaaaggcagagagagggaaagaggaggagtgagagacagaggagagcggCTCCTTGTTGAATCCTGCTCTTAAACTCAGACAAACAGACGACTCCAGTTTGTCCTGAGACGCGTCCGAACACGTCgagtctgaaacacaaacacacacagaacagagagTCACACGCTCCCCTcctgaggtctgaggtctgaggtctgaggtccgAGGTCCTACGACACGTGGAgttatattttacacattttaaatcataatattcatctaaaacaacttaataaaacaaactaatcCACTATCTCACAACAGCAGGGTCAAATAAATCTCTTTTTGGAGCATCTCAGTTCAACATTTAAACCatcagctctctctctctcccctctctctgttttctcctcttctctctcccctctcccctctctccttctccttctctctctcagatcCTCAGAGTCTCATGTGTGTGTCCGAGTGTCTCTCGTCGCTGCTCTTCCCGTTCCAGTGGCAGCACGTGTACGTCCCGCTCCTGCCCTCCACGCTCCGTCACTTCCTGGACGCTCCGGTGCCGTACCTCATGGGTCTGCAGGGTCAGGGGGGCGGGGGCGGGGGCCGCGCCTGTCTGGACCTGCCGCAGGAGGTACTGGACGAGCCGTGATCACCTGTGGTTCAGCTCTGTATGGTCAGACTgtagcctcagacagagcagtgcctacagttagcgtcacacagggagtgttgatgacatcatctgTAAAGTATCAGTTTATCTCACACATTTTTTCTGTCCcttgttctctccccctctctctttctttctctctatctctctttgtatttctttctctccttttctctctacGACTCTGCCCACTGTCTGTCTCTTTtgtgtctgtctcctctctccctccttccctccctctctccttcaccctccctctctcctccccctcttcttccctccctctctctcccccctccctcttttctcccctcttccctctctctctctccccctctcctccccctcttcttttcctccctctctctccatgtgtcctcctccctctcccctcctctcccctcctctcccctcctctccctccctctcccctcctctcccctcccctcctctccctcctctccctccctctcccctcctctcccctcctctcccctcctctctcccctcctctcccctcctctcccctcctctcccctcctctcccctcctctctcccctcctctccctcctctcccctcctctccctccctctccctccctctcccctcccctccctcctctcccccctctccctctccccccctctccctctcccctcctctcccctcccctcctctccctcctctccctcctctccctccccctctcccctcctctctctcccctcctctcccctcctcccctccctcgtTCCGTCCGGCTAACTTGTGCTTCGTGGACATTGATAATCATTCCGTTGATCTTCCGGAGGACTTCCCGCACTTCCCTCTTAAGTCGGACCTGATCCAGGAGCTGATGGACGTCCTGCAGAGCTCCGGCGTCTCCGCCCCGGAGTCGAGCTCCTGTCCCGGGTCGCCGCGTCCGTCCAGCTCCCCCTGCACCCCCAGCGCCCTCCGGAGGAACAGCCTGGAGGCGCAGGACCGACGCAACGGGAACCTGCCCCCCAACCAGGCGGCCATCTTGGAACTGCTGCAGAAGAACGAGACGCTGGAGAGACTCGAGGCGCTGACCAGACGCACCGGGGTCAGCGTGGCCAGAGTGGACGCGCTGAgggcaggggtcaaaggtcaaatagCAGAggtaaagaaagagaaagtaaaGAGTGAtgtgagggtcagaggaggagaggagggtcagaggaggagagggtcagaggaggagaggagcagaggaggagagggtcaggaggagagggtcagaggagcagagtgtcagaggaggagagggtcagaggaacagagggtcagaggaggagggggtcagacgggcagaggagaagagttgggggtcagaggaggagaggagggtcagaggagcagaggaaaagagggtcagaggagcagagggccagaggagcagaggaggagagggtcagaggagcagaggaggagaagatacagaggaagaggggcagaggagaagagtaggggtcagaggaggggagagtctcctctgactctcccctcctctgagggtcagaggagcagaggaggagaggaggacagagtcagagggtcagaggaggagaggagcagagggtcagaggaggagaggagcagagggtcagaggaggagggggtcagaggaggagagagtcagaggaggaaggggtcagaggagcaaggggtcagaggaggagggggtcagaggagcagagggtcagaggaggagggggtcagaggaggagggggtcagaggaggagggggtcagaggaggagaggagaggggcagaggaggagagtagggGGTCAGAGGGACAAAGGAGCAgtggagggggtcagaggaggagggggtcagaggaggagaggagggtcagaggaggagaggagcagagggtcagaaagtcagaggaggagggggtcagaggaggagggggtcagaggagcagagggtcagaggagcagggggtcagaggaggagggggtcagaggaggagggggttcagaggaggagggggtcagaggtgcagagggtcagaggaggaggtggtcagaggagcagagggtcagaggaggagggggtcagagggtcagaggaggagagggtcagaggagcagggggtcagaggagcagggggtcagaggagcagggggtcagaggagcagggggtcagaggagcagagggtcagaggagcagggggtcagaggagcagagggtcagaggagcagagggtcagaggaggagggggtcagataATTCTACTATGTCCCTTTCATCACAGACTGTTGGATTATTTTCCTTCTAAAATTACGTTAAATATAAATCGTCCCAGAGTTCAGTCTGTGTCCCGTCGCAGGCGGAGAGACGGCGTCCGAGCTCTcgtctggaggaggagaagagggcgGCCATCTTGAACGCTCAGCTCAGAGAAGTCTTCGCCGCTCGCTTCATCTCCATGTTCTGCGACTACGAGGCGTTTGTGATCCACAGCTGCGGCGACCTGGAGACGTGGCTCACGGCGCGAGAGAACATGCACAACTTCGACAAGGTGAGGCGCTAGAGAGGCGTTTAGAAACACGGGCGGGTCAGAAGTACCCCGTGgaagtcaaatacctcctctttaatgtgtCCTAAAGTCATTCCGTTATTCCCAAACGTTCCCTCTCCAGGCGTCTTTCCTGTCGGAGCAGCCCGAGCCCTTCCTCCCGTTTCTCTCGCGCTTCATCGAGACGCAGATGTTCGCCTCGTTCATCGATCACAAAATCATGTCTCAGTGGGAGCAGAAGGAGGCGCTGCTGCGAGTGTTCGACCAGCGCATCGAGAAGAAGAAGCTCCACCAGCTCCGAGCGCCAAACCTGAGCTCCACCCACGCCCGCCGCAGCTCCGCCCTCCTGCAGGCCGGTAAGAGCCCCGCCCACAGGCACCAGTATCGCCCCTGATCCCCGCTCACTGTGTCTGACGCCGTGTCCTGCGTTTCCCCTCCAGCCCAGGCGGTGGAGCAGAGGTACCAGAACATCGACCACACGGCGGTTCTTCCTCACCTCCTGAACATGAGGATCGGACAAGGACGAGTCGACCAGGGACATTTCCCCCGTCTGCAGAGAGACGCCCTGAACACGCCCCCGAACAGGTGAGACCGAGacctgggactgaaccggggctgaaccaggactaaaccaggactaaaccaggactaaaccaggactaaaccaggactaaaccaggactgtctGCAGAGAGATGCCCTGGACACGCCCCCAAACAGGTGAAACCgagagccaggactaaacctggactgaaccaggactgaaccaggactgaaccaggactgaacgtgGAACCAAAATAGCCTTTTTGGATCttttttatcatgttataaCTCTGTTCcctcacacacacctggagttgtgttt contains the following coding sequences:
- the LOC117379325 gene encoding LOW QUALITY PROTEIN: DENN domain-containing protein 5B-like (The sequence of the model RefSeq protein was modified relative to this genomic sequence to represent the inferred CDS: substituted 3 bases at 3 genomic stop codons), translating into MSGWSAAQSRLVHYFAVCGLDPQTGLEPDQSAALCRYLEADRSGEPCPENCTEPSLEHTTFRSKVLARFPENVDGNLFDQDAVNMLCVPGGLSFRTRPLPPHFHSFLITREDFSRTYGFVLTFYEQVRSEQVSVAMETLLNGHRRTRDRTRDRTRDQTRDPTRNQTQNQSEDQKKDQTGDQNKDQTGDRTRDQAGSSSSPSSTSSTSSSMDSLSSGGEYTDLCPPEASVRGVESAGGALYVSKALCVIAPLPFMGACRSFLWQLHRAVMSETPPPLPLESYVYNLLYEVPLPALGRSLRFQGVYEPIVCQRPGPAELPLADFPLSEVIGLLGLDNLIQVFTCTLLEMQILLYSQDPQSLMCVSECLSSLLFPFQWQHVYVPLLPSTLRHFLDAPVPYLMGLQGQGGGGGGRACLDLPQEANLCFVDIDNHSVDLPEDFPHFPLKSDLIQELMDVLQSSGVSAPESSSCPGSPRPSSSPCTPSALRRNSLEAQDRRNGNLPPNQAAILELLQKNETLERLEALTRRTGVSVARVDALRAGVKGQIAEAERRRPSSRLEEEKRAAILNAQLREVFAARFISMFCDYEAFVIHSCGDLETWLTARENMHNFDKASFLSEQPEPFLPFLSRFIETQMFASFIDHKIMSQWEQKEALLRVFDQRIEKKKLHQLRAPNLSSTHARRSSALLQAAQAVEQRYQNIDHTAVLPHLLNMRIGQGRVDQGHFPRLQRDALNTPPNRXDRDLGLNRGXTRTKPGLNQDXTRTKPGLNQDCLQRDLQESRSLGKSLRQPKLSDLSPAVIAQTNWKFVEGLLKECRLKTKRLLVAKMGREAVELGHGDAMISGLEENTLVASLCDLLERIWSHGLLVKQGKSSLWSHLLHYQAREERLEQQAAQATQGDQERRRSDCSLQNTARLALLQDMRHVQLMSEIKTDVGRARAWIRLSLEKKTLSQHLRQLLSRQGLTKKLYKRYAFLRCEEEKEQFLFHLLSLNAVDYFCFTNVYTTIMIPYRVAIVPMKKLSNSLLTSNPWVCVSGELRDSGVRPIPKNLLEMGFDCQNLGRLTTLQIGHDNAGLLAKWLVDCVLVKNEVTGHAYRFPCGRWLGKGVDDGSLERVLIGELLPPGGGVEEEAGRGSGTPPQQSSPSQTRRISLSSITARGIKPTSGQIQDAVGEVVNNMIKHFHKPEKERGSVTVLLCGDNSLVTALEQLFAHGFKSSRLFQKNIFVWDFVEKACAHMASAQRGADLRADLRADLRDQDQGRCSFCRYVQAINSSSRSVGKDGKFQLLVCLGTRDRVLAQWLPLLSSCPVTFQFYEDWALIRDVSAVDSLSQVLLTLHHFPLRLEASLVKGIRL